TTCGGAGGGTCTGAAAAACTTACTGCACCAACGGCGAACCGGCTGTTGCAAACGGGATACCGTCCACCCCGATTTCATGACTCAGCAATTGCAAGTACTGGCTTAACGCTGTGCGCGTTGCCTGTTCATGCAAATACTGGCGGATGCGCGTTGCAACGTGTTCATAGTCCAACGGCTCGCCTTCCACGCGCTGATCCACCCGCACCAGATGAAAACCAAAGCGCGTTTCCACTGGCTGTTCGGCAAGTCCGACCGGCAAGCGCCATACTTGCCGCTCGAATTCTTCCACCGTTTGCCCTTTCGACAATTGCCCCAAACTGCCACCTTGCCCCGATGATGGGCAGGCAGAATACTGCTGGGCTAATGGCGTAAAGCTATCCGGGTCAGTTTGCAACTGCCGTAACAACTGGGTCGCAAGAATGCGCTGTTGGTCACGTTGCTGCACATCATCCGGTGCGGCGGGCAGCAAGATATGACTCACTGCCAGCAATACCGGCGTTTGAAAGCGTTGCCGATTGCTCTGAAAATAGTGAAGACACTGCGCCTCTGTTGGATCGGGTACTTGCATATCCCTTTCCAACAACAGGGCGGTGCGTTCTTCTTCACTAGCGGCTTCGATACCCAGTTGTGCAGCGCGTTGTTCCAGCAAGGTTTTCACCACCAAGCTGGTTGCCGCTGCTTGCCATGCTTCATCCAATTGTGCTGCCGAGTGGTATTGCAACTCCGCCGCAATCGCCTCTTCAGTCAGCACTTGCGCACCAACGCGCACGGGGGTATACGTCCCAACTTCCATACATCACCCCCGCGCCCGCACGATCTGATACTGACGGGTCACGTATTGCACCGGCACGCTCCAGATATGCACCAAGCGCGTAAACGGGAACAACAGGAAAATGGTCAGACCGAGGAAAATATGCAGCTTAAAGATAAAGCCCACATCCGCCAGATGCGCCGCCGCACCGCCTTTAAAGAACACAATGGATTGCGCCCATTCCGCCAGTTTCAGCATATTGCTGCCATCCAAATGCCCCAAGGTCGGCAAAATCGTCAGCAAACCCAGCGTCACTTGTACCAGCAAAATTGCAATCACCGCCAGATCCATCGTTGTCCCCGTGGCACGTACCCGTGGGTCATTTTTACGGCGCAAAAACAGCAACAATGCACCATACCAGCAAGCCGCTCCCGCAATGCCGCCGACAATAATCGCCATGACTTGCTTGGTTCCAGCCGACATAAACGGTTCATACAACCAATGCGGGGTCAGCAAGCCGACCAAATGCCCAAAGAAAATCACCAGAATGCCCACATGGAACAAATTGCTGGCTTTACGCATTCCCGTACCGCTCAACATCTGGCTGGAACCTGCCCGCCAGGTGTATTGCGCTTGGTCATAACGTAACCAACTACCGATCAGAAACACCGCCCCCGCTACATACGGGTACAGCCCAAAGAAAAGTGAATCAAAGTAAGACATATCAGTTCTCCCGAAAATGCAGCGTGTGGGTTTGGTTGGTGGATTGGGTGGGTCGGCACGACGCGCCTTTGTCTTCCACAAAAGCGACCATTTCCTCTTCCCAGACCTTATCCATCGCAGCGGCGGTATCGTCGCGGGGTTCAGTTGCCACTTTACCGCGCAATTCCCCCATGTTCGGCTGGATGCCAATCATCGCCAGCAACGCATCAAACAACAGGTGGTAATTGCTGCCGCGCTCCTGCAAGCGTGCCGATAACAGCGCGAGAATCGGGTGAACATCACCCAGTCCTTGCGCCGCTTCCGCTTCGCTGCGGGTGGCGAGGTATTCCAGATACAACGGGATGTAATCCGGCAATTCCTTGACACTCAACTCCAGCCCCGCATCGCGGTATTGCTGGAGCAAATCCACCATTGCCTGCCCACGATCCCGCGATTCACCGTGAACGTGTTCAAACAGCAACAAGGACAGCGAACGCC
The window above is part of the Thiothrix winogradskyi genome. Proteins encoded here:
- a CDS encoding peptidylprolyl isomerase, yielding MEVGTYTPVRVGAQVLTEEAIAAELQYHSAAQLDEAWQAAATSLVVKTLLEQRAAQLGIEAASEEERTALLLERDMQVPDPTEAQCLHYFQSNRQRFQTPVLLAVSHILLPAAPDDVQQRDQQRILATQLLRQLQTDPDSFTPLAQQYSACPSSGQGGSLGQLSKGQTVEEFERQVWRLPVGLAEQPVETRFGFHLVRVDQRVEGEPLDYEHVATRIRQYLHEQATRTALSQYLQLLSHEIGVDGIPFATAGSPLVQ
- the narI gene encoding respiratory nitrate reductase subunit gamma codes for the protein MSYFDSLFFGLYPYVAGAVFLIGSWLRYDQAQYTWRAGSSQMLSGTGMRKASNLFHVGILVIFFGHLVGLLTPHWLYEPFMSAGTKQVMAIIVGGIAGAACWYGALLLFLRRKNDPRVRATGTTMDLAVIAILLVQVTLGLLTILPTLGHLDGSNMLKLAEWAQSIVFFKGGAAAHLADVGFIFKLHIFLGLTIFLLFPFTRLVHIWSVPVQYVTRQYQIVRARG
- the narJ gene encoding nitrate reductase molybdenum cofactor assembly chaperone, whose translation is MIKIFAVLARLMDYPTAELIEARSALIDVVREETRLPVNLRDSLTAFIQQLGTGDLLDAQEDYVALFDRGRSLSLLLFEHVHGESRDRGQAMVDLLQQYRDAGLELSVKELPDYIPLYLEYLATRSEAEAAQGLGDVHPILALLSARLQERGSNYHLLFDALLAMIGIQPNMGELRGKVATEPRDDTAAAMDKVWEEEMVAFVEDKGASCRPTQSTNQTHTLHFREN